A part of Limihaloglobus sulfuriphilus genomic DNA contains:
- a CDS encoding metallophosphoesterase: MFITVILLIAFGMNFYVLARLCGFFAIRKGLFFWAAVLLLSVSLIAATAYQSHYGNVLSRIFYTAAAGWYGVLWLLLSALLVYEILRLFIKIKPHIAGIGILTIVELLVIYAIINAQLIRIKSITIPGPSDFDIVQLSDIHVGSVSAGYLQRVIDETNALMPDMVMITGDLVDNHNKTTRKAIGMLSGLSAPVLFVNGNHEYYAGKAKVNESIEKAGVKILRNEWTQYCSFVVAGIEYSENQDDLEGFIESLKIDESEYCILMSHGPVNPETVEKYGIDLTLTGHTHGGQIFPFNFIVKWAHPHLTGLHEYNGSYIYGTSGTGTWGPRMRLGTRSEIVLVKLRKNAQ, encoded by the coding sequence TGAACTTTTACGTCCTGGCAAGACTTTGCGGATTCTTTGCGATTAGAAAGGGTCTGTTTTTCTGGGCGGCTGTTTTACTCTTAAGCGTAAGTTTAATCGCGGCAACAGCTTACCAGTCGCACTACGGCAATGTCTTGAGCCGGATATTTTACACCGCCGCGGCGGGCTGGTACGGTGTGCTCTGGCTGCTGCTATCAGCATTGCTTGTTTATGAAATTCTAAGGCTTTTTATCAAGATAAAACCACACATTGCCGGCATAGGAATACTTACAATTGTCGAGCTCCTCGTGATATACGCTATTATAAACGCCCAGCTTATCCGGATCAAAAGCATCACAATCCCGGGCCCCTCTGATTTTGATATTGTACAGTTATCTGATATCCATGTTGGCTCTGTAAGTGCCGGTTATCTGCAAAGGGTAATTGATGAGACAAACGCACTTATGCCGGACATGGTTATGATTACCGGCGATCTTGTTGACAACCACAACAAAACCACCCGGAAGGCCATCGGAATGTTGAGCGGGCTCAGCGCCCCTGTGTTGTTTGTCAACGGCAACCATGAATACTATGCCGGAAAAGCAAAAGTAAATGAATCGATTGAAAAAGCCGGCGTTAAAATCCTCAGAAATGAATGGACGCAGTACTGCAGCTTTGTTGTTGCCGGGATCGAATACAGTGAGAACCAGGATGATTTAGAGGGCTTTATTGAATCTTTGAAAATAGATGAATCAGAATACTGTATCCTGATGAGCCACGGCCCTGTAAATCCGGAAACTGTAGAAAAATACGGCATTGACCTGACACTAACCGGCCACACACACGGCGGGCAGATTTTCCCGTTCAACTTCATCGTAAAATGGGCGCATCCTCACCTTACGGGGCTGCACGAGTATAATGGAAGCTATATCTACGGCACATCAGGCACGGGTACGTGGGGGCCGCGAATGAGACTGGGCACGCGAAGCGAGATTGTGCTTGTCAAGCTCAGGAAAAACGCACAATAA